In the Aggregatilinea lenta genome, AACATCCTCGCGCTGCTCGACGCCGAGACCCCCGTCTGCACCGTGGTCGGCAAAACGTCGCTGCTGCATGTGACCGAGGTGATCCGTACCACACCGGAAGAAAACCTGCGCATCATCCGCGAGAGTCTTGCCTTTTTGACCGCGAACGGGCGTGAAGTGATCTACGACGCCGAGCACTTCTTCGACGGCTACAAGCTCAGCGCCGAGTACGCGTTCCAGACGCTGCAAGCGGCGCTCGACGGCGGCGCGACGATGCTGGTGCTGTGCGAGACTAACGGCGGCTCGATGCCGTGGGAAGTCGAGGAAATCACGCGCACCGTTGCGGAGGCGTTCCCCGGCGCGCGGCTGGGCATCCATACGCACAACGACAGCGAGGTGGCGGTTGCCAATACGCTCGCGGGCGTGCGCGGCGGTGCGGTTCAGGTCCAGGGCACGATCAACGGTTACGGCGAGCGCACCGGCAACGCCAACCTGTGCTCGATCATCCCCAACCTTGAGTTGAAAATGGGTTATCAGTGCCTGCCGGACGGCAAGCTCGCCAGCCTGACGCGCGTCTCGCGCGCGGTGTCCGAGATCGCCAACATGGCCCCCAACTTCGGGGCGGCCTACGTGGGTCGCAGCGCCTTCGCGCACAAGGGCGGTATGCACGTCGCCGCCATCCGCCGCAACGTGGACAGCTACCAGCACATCGACCCGGCGCTGGTGGGCAACGAGCTGCGCGTGCTGGTATCCGACCTCAGCGGGCGCGGCAACATGCTCAGCAAGGCCGAGGAATACGGCCTGGACCTGTCGTCGAAGGACGCGCAGGAAGTCGTGCAGCAGATCAAGGAGTTGGAGAGCCGGGGCTTCGTGTTCGAAGGCGCGGAAGCGTCCATCGCCATGCTGATGCGCCGTCGCCAGCCGGACTACGTGCCGCCGTTCGAGCTGTTGGACTTCATGGTCGTGGTCGAAAACCGGCGCGGGCGCGGTCTGTTTGCCGAGGCGACGGTCAAGATCCGCGTCGCGGGCCAGGAGATCCACACCGTGTCCGAGGGCAACGGCCCCGTGGACGCGCTCGACCGCGCGCTGCGTAAGGCGCTCGTCCCGGTCTTCCCGCAGCTCGGCGCGTTCCAGTTGGCCGACTACAAGGTGCGTATCCTCGACGGGCAGAACGGGGCCGCCGCCACGACGCGCGTGCTGATCGACACACAGAACGGCCACCAGCGCTGGAGCACGGTCGGCGCGAGCGCGAACATCATCGAGGCGAGCTGGCAGGCCCTGGCCGACAGCGTCGAGTACGGGCTGGTCGTCGTCGAGCCGGAGCCGGTGAGCTTGTAGCGTCCGGCGCAATTCACCTCACCCCCGGCCCCTCTCCAATCAAGTTGGAGAGGGGAGCAAAGCAGGTTGATCCTGTAGGGGCGGGTAAGGAACCCGCCCTGCATTTGGCTCTG is a window encoding:
- the cimA gene encoding citramalate synthase, whose translation is MNTVEVYDTTLRDGTQGENISLSVDDKLRITQLLDDFGVTYIEGGWPGSNPKDAAYFQRAKDLTLTHAKITAFGMTCRVGGSPHDDANILALLDAETPVCTVVGKTSLLHVTEVIRTTPEENLRIIRESLAFLTANGREVIYDAEHFFDGYKLSAEYAFQTLQAALDGGATMLVLCETNGGSMPWEVEEITRTVAEAFPGARLGIHTHNDSEVAVANTLAGVRGGAVQVQGTINGYGERTGNANLCSIIPNLELKMGYQCLPDGKLASLTRVSRAVSEIANMAPNFGAAYVGRSAFAHKGGMHVAAIRRNVDSYQHIDPALVGNELRVLVSDLSGRGNMLSKAEEYGLDLSSKDAQEVVQQIKELESRGFVFEGAEASIAMLMRRRQPDYVPPFELLDFMVVVENRRGRGLFAEATVKIRVAGQEIHTVSEGNGPVDALDRALRKALVPVFPQLGAFQLADYKVRILDGQNGAAATTRVLIDTQNGHQRWSTVGASANIIEASWQALADSVEYGLVVVEPEPVSL